The following is a genomic window from Devosia neptuniae.
ATTTCATCTCGGTCATCGGCGAGCGGGTGCTGGCCGATCTGCGCCAGGCGGTGTTTTCCCACCTGCTGGCGCTGGATGCCCGCTTCTTTGATACCCACCGGGTGGGCGAGCTGACCAGCCGGCTCAATGGCGACGTCGCGACGATTCGCAGTGCGGTGGGTTCCAGCATGACGCTGGCTTTGCGCTCCATCGTCACCATTATCGGCGCGCTGATCATGATGCTGCTGACCAGCCCGGTGTTGACCATTGCCGTGGTCATTGCGGCGCCGCTGATCCTGCTGCCACTGATCGCCTATTCGCGCCGCCTGCGCGGCATGTCGCGCCGCACGCAGGATGCGCTGGCGGATCTGTCCGCCATGGCGACCGAAATGCTGGGCGCCACCCGCACGGTCAAGTCCTTCACCCAGGAAGATGCACAGTCGTCCCATTACGGCAAGCGCAGCGAGGCCAGCTATATCGCCGAAACCAAGCGCCTCGCCGCCCGTTCGGTGCTGGTGGGCATGGTGATTTTCCTCGGCTCGGCGGCCATTGTGTTTCTGGTCTGGTGGGGCGCCCGTTCGGTGTTCGAGGGGACTGTCACCGCCGGCCAGCTGGCGCAATTCCTGGTCTATGCCCTGATGGCCTCGGGCGCATTGACCAATGTCAGCGAAGTGCTGGGCACCCTGCAGACGGTGGCGGGCGCCACCGAACGACTGACCGAAATTCTCGATACCGAACCCAGCATTACAGAAGCGACCAAGCCTGTGGCACTGCCCAATCCGCCGCTGGGCACCGTGGCATTCGAAGCGGTCAATTTCGGCTATGACACCGGCGGCTACGAGCATGTGCTGACCGATCTGAGCTTCACCGTGGGGCATGGGGAAACCGTGGCCCTGGTGGGCGCCTCCGGTTCGGGCAAGTCGACCACTTTGTCGCTGCTGCAGCGCTTTTACGACGTCAAGAGCGGCGCCATTCTGGTGGACGGTATCGACATTCGTCAGGTGCGGCTGAGCGGGCTGCGGCAGCGCTTTGCCTATGTCGAGCAGGAGCCGACCATTTTTGCCGGCACGATTGCCGACAATATCCGCTTCGGCAAACCCGATGCGAGCGATGCCGAGGTGATCGCGGCCTCTACGGCAGCTTTGGTGCATGACTTCGTCACCGATCTGCCGTTGGGCTATGACACCATTGTCGGCGAGCGCGGGGTGATGCTGTCGGGCGGGCAGAAGCAGCGGCTGGCCATTGCCCGGGCGATTTTGAAGAATGCGCCGATCCTGTTGCTCGACGAGGCGACCAGTGCGCTGGACGCGCAGAGCGAGCAATTGGTGCAGAAGGCGCTGGAGCATCTGATGCAGGGCCGCACCACGCTGGTGATCGCCCACCGGCTGGCCACCATCCGCGACGCCGACAAGATACTGGTGCTGGACGCCGGCCACATCATCGACCAGGGCACCCATGACGAGCTGGTCGCCAAGGGCGGCCGCTATGCCGAACTGGCACGGCTGCAGTTCCGCTTGGATGATCTAGCTTAGGCGCCACGACCTCGTGGTTCGACAAGCTCACCATGAGGTCTACTTCTAGAGCGCAGACCGACCAATAGACCTCATCCTGAGCCTGTCGAAGGACGAGGTCGTGGCCCAGGTTTTTGGCTCACCCCTCGGTCAGCTTGAACTCAATGCGGCGGTTGCGGCGATAGGCTTCGTCGTTGTCGGCGGGATCGAGCGGGGTGAATTCGCCAAAGCCGGCGGCGACCAGCCGATTGGGCGAGACGCCCTTGGTCACCAGATATTGTGCCACCGAAATGGCGCGGGCGGCTGACAGTTCCCAGTTCGAGGGGAAGCGGGCGTTCGAGATCGGACGCTTGTCGGTGTGCCCGTCAATGCGCAGCACCCAATTGATATCGGGCGGGATTTCGGTTTCGAGCTGCAATATGGCGGCGGCCAAGGCATCGAGGTCGGGCGTGCCGCCGGGCTGGATATCGGCCTGGCCGGGGTCGAACAGCACTTCGGACTGGAACACGAAACGGTCGCCGACGACGCGCACATCGGCACGACCTTCCAGGATTTGCCGCAAGCGACCGAAGAAGTCGGAGCGATAGCGGCTCAAATCCTGCACGCGCTGAGCCAATGCCAGATTGAGGCGGCGGCCCAGATCGGCGATCTGGGTGCGCGATTCGGTGTCGCGGCTTTCGGACGCTTCGAGCGCATTCTCCAGCGCGCCGATCTGGGTGCGCAGCGCGGCCAATTGCTGGTTGAGCAGGGTGATCTGCGCATTGGCCTCGTCGGACAGGTCCTGGGCGTCCGCCAGCTCGGATTGCAGGCCCGCAATGGTCTCGTCCTTGCCCGCCAGCCCCGCGCCGATACCCGAAAGCTGGCCCGTCAGCTCGGCATTGTCGGATTGGGCGGTGGCGAGCGTGGCCGTCAGATTGGCGATCTGGGAGTTCAAGTCATCGGAATTGGAACGCTCGAGCTGCAGCAGGTCGGTGAGTTCGGCAATCTGGCTATTGAGCCGGGAGAGCGCGGTGTCGCGGCCCTGCAATTCCTGGCCCAGGAAGAACTGGGTCAACATGAACAGGGAGAGCAGGAAGATGATGACGAGCAGCAGGCTCGACAGGGCGTCGACGAAACCGGGCCAGTAATTGGCCTCGATGCGCCGGCGGGAGCGGGCTCCTGGCATTAGTTCCGCCGCTCGCTATCAGCCTGGGACAGCACGGCCTCGATCAACTCACGCAGCTTCTGATTGGTTTCGGCCTGATCGGTAATGTGCTTGCGCAAATCGTCCTGTTCGGTGCGGATGTGCTTGACCAGCCCGTCAATGCCGCGCGCCAGTTCGGCCATGGCGCGGATGGCGTTCTGCGAGGAATTCTGGTTTTGCATCGAGCTGCCGAGCTTGTCGAACATGGCCTGCATTTCGGGGCCACCCGCATTGGCCTGCATGGCCGAAACGGGATGGTCTAGCTCGGTCATCGAGGTCATCCAGTCTTCAAGATCGGTATAGAAGGCGTTCTGTGCCTGGCTGGTCTGCAGGTCGAGGAACCCCAGCACGAGCGAACCCGCAAGACCGAACAGTGAGGAGGAAAACGCGGTGCCCATGCCGGCCAGCGGCGCCGACAGGCCCTCGCGCAGGCTCGAGAATTGCGCGGCGCTGTCGCCATTGGTCACGTCGAGCGAATTGATCA
Proteins encoded in this region:
- a CDS encoding ABC transporter transmembrane domain-containing protein → MTDQATQAPTGAEKLLETPNVNPRKLQPLRRLMPFVLRYPWRLVLAVLFLLVSAISSLAIPAMLGGAIDQGFVEQNLENVGRYGWLIVSIALVMAIASGLRFYFISVIGERVLADLRQAVFSHLLALDARFFDTHRVGELTSRLNGDVATIRSAVGSSMTLALRSIVTIIGALIMMLLTSPVLTIAVVIAAPLILLPLIAYSRRLRGMSRRTQDALADLSAMATEMLGATRTVKSFTQEDAQSSHYGKRSEASYIAETKRLAARSVLVGMVIFLGSAAIVFLVWWGARSVFEGTVTAGQLAQFLVYALMASGALTNVSEVLGTLQTVAGATERLTEILDTEPSITEATKPVALPNPPLGTVAFEAVNFGYDTGGYEHVLTDLSFTVGHGETVALVGASGSGKSTTLSLLQRFYDVKSGAILVDGIDIRQVRLSGLRQRFAYVEQEPTIFAGTIADNIRFGKPDASDAEVIAASTAALVHDFVTDLPLGYDTIVGERGVMLSGGQKQRLAIARAILKNAPILLLDEATSALDAQSEQLVQKALEHLMQGRTTLVIAHRLATIRDADKILVLDAGHIIDQGTHDELVAKGGRYAELARLQFRLDDLA
- a CDS encoding peptidoglycan -binding protein, with product MPGARSRRRIEANYWPGFVDALSSLLLVIIFLLSLFMLTQFFLGQELQGRDTALSRLNSQIAELTDLLQLERSNSDDLNSQIANLTATLATAQSDNAELTGQLSGIGAGLAGKDETIAGLQSELADAQDLSDEANAQITLLNQQLAALRTQIGALENALEASESRDTESRTQIADLGRRLNLALAQRVQDLSRYRSDFFGRLRQILEGRADVRVVGDRFVFQSEVLFDPGQADIQPGGTPDLDALAAAILQLETEIPPDINWVLRIDGHTDKRPISNARFPSNWELSAARAISVAQYLVTKGVSPNRLVAAGFGEFTPLDPADNDEAYRRNRRIEFKLTEG
- a CDS encoding flagellar motor protein MotA, giving the protein MTQGYDPYHLASPTVYLIKIVIFLVLVALVGAILFTTIVTFFWANPFINSMIFLALFVGIFLSFRQIFRLFPEVKWVNSLQDGNVTNVRPPVLLAPVAGLLRERIGEAIITPSSMRSILDSVGNRLDEAKDTSRYLTGLLVFLGLMGTFYGLLETVSSVAGVINSLDVTNGDSAAQFSSLREGLSAPLAGMGTAFSSSLFGLAGSLVLGFLDLQTSQAQNAFYTDLEDWMTSMTELDHPVSAMQANAGGPEMQAMFDKLGSSMQNQNSSQNAIRAMAELARGIDGLVKHIRTEQDDLRKHITDQAETNQKLRELIEAVLSQADSERRN